One segment of Phaenicophaeus curvirostris isolate KB17595 unplaced genomic scaffold, BPBGC_Pcur_1.0 scaffold_127, whole genome shotgun sequence DNA contains the following:
- the ELOF1 gene encoding transcription elongation factor 1 homolog — MGRRKSKRKPPPKKKVTGTLETQFTCPFCNHEKSCDVKMDRARNTGVISCTVCLEEFQTPITYLSEPVDVYSDWIDACEAANQ, encoded by the exons ATGGGGCGCCGCAAGTCCAAGAGGAAGCCGCCGCCCAAGAAGAAGGTGACGGGGACGCTGGAGACGCAGTTCACGTGCCCGTTCTGCAACCACGAGAAGTCCTGCGACGTCAAGAT GGACCGAGCCCGCAACACGGGGGTGATCTCCTGCACCGTCTGCCTCGAGGAGTTCCAGACGCCCATCACCT ATCTGTCCGAGCCCGTGGATGTCTACAGCGACTGGATCGACGCCTGCGAAGCTGCCAACCAGTAG
- the ACP5 gene encoding LOW QUALITY PROTEIN: tartrate-resistant acid phosphatase type 5 (The sequence of the model RefSeq protein was modified relative to this genomic sequence to represent the inferred CDS: deleted 2 bases in 2 codons) gives SVQFLAVGDWGGVPEPPFSTPREVATAAAMGRAATDPGADFVLALGDNFYYQGVRDEWDPRFKDTFERVFEASELRTLPWFVLAGNHDHAGNVTAQVAYSHHSPRWHFPHYYYSLRLSVPGTNATARLLMLDTVLLCGGGDDFEAGGAPRGPRDAAAAAAQLAWLRGRLVAARHDRYVLVAGHYPVWSVAEHGPTACLVQLLRPLLRRHRVTAYLCGHDHNLQFLQEGGVGYVVSGAGNFMEETQSHAGSVPPGSLRFFFGEPTSPGGFAHLRLDPHAATVTFLEATGRVLYRVALPPRDL, from the exons tCGGTGCAGTTCCTGGCCgtgggggactgg gggggggtccccgaaccccccttctccaccccccGCGAGGTGGCCACGGCCGCTGCCATGGGGCGAGCGGCCACCGACCCCGGCGCAGACTTCGTCCTCGCCCTTGGGGACAACTTCTACTACCAGGGGGTGCGCGACGAGTGGGACCCCCGCTTCAAG gacaccTTCGAGCGGGTTTTCGAGGCGTCGGAGCTGCGGACGCTGCCCTGGTTCGTCCTGGCCGGGAACCACGACCACGCTGGGAATGTCACC GCGCAGGTGGCCTACAGCCACCACTCCCCGCGATG GCACTTCCCACACTACTACTACAGCCTGCGCCTCTCGGTGCCGGGCACCAACGCCACTGCCCGGCTGCTCATGCTGGACACGGTGCTGCTCTGCGGCGGCGGGGACGATTTTGAGGCCGGGGGAGCCCCGCGGGGTCCCCGAgacgcggcggcggcggcggcgcagCTGGCCTGGCTGAGGGGACGCTTGGTGGCCGCGCGCCACGACCGCTACGTGCTGGTGGCCGGACACTACCCGGTGTGGTCAGTGGCCGAACACGGACCCACCGCCTGCCTGGTGCAGCTGCTGCGGCCGCTGCTGCGGCGTCACCGCGTCACCGCCTACCTCTGCGGCCACGACCACAACCTGCAG TTTCTGCAGGAGGGGGGAGTGGGCTACGTGGTGAGCGGTGCCGGCAACTTCATGGAGGAGACGCAGAGCCACGCGGGGTCTGTGCCCCCCGGCTCCCTCCGCTTCTTTTTCGGGGAACCCACCTCCCCCGGCGGCTTCGCCCACCTCCGCCTGGACCCCCACGCGGCCACCGTCACCTTCCTGGAGGCCACCGGCCGGGTCCTGTACCGAGTGGCCCTGCCACCCCGAGACCTGTGA